Sequence from the Pseudomonadota bacterium genome:
GCCCTCACCCAGGGAGAGCAGGCGTGGATCCGAGCCGCGCCGGACAGGCGCGCGCGGGAAGAGCCTGAGCATGCTCAGGCTCTTCCCGCGCGCGCCTGTCCGGCGCGGCTCGGATCCACGCCTGCTCTCCCTGGGTGAGGGCAGCTTGTTCCGCAACATCACGGCTGCCGGGATAGCCACCGCGTTCGACTTCGGCGTTGTCTATTCGCTTGTCGCTGCGACCTGGCTCGGCCCCGAGGCCGCGACGCTGTGTGGCTGCGCTGTGGGTGGCGTGGTGAATTTCACGATCAACCGTGTGTGGGCGTTCGGCGCGCCTGGCCCGTATCTGTCGCAGGGAGCGCGCTACACGTTTGTCAGCGTGAGCAGCGCGCTGCTCAACGCGGGGGGCGTGGCCGTCTTTCTCCTGCTGCCCAACATGGATTATCGCATCGCCTGGGTCATCGCGCGCTCGGCCGTGTTCATCACCTGGAACTACCCGCTGCACCGCGATTTCGTGTTTGTTCAGTACCGAGCCACGATAGCCAAGCTCGATCCCGGGCGTGCGCGCCGGGATTACCGTTGGGAGCGGGCCCGCCGCGACGCTGCCTAGAGCGCCGATCGCTTTGAATTCTGTGCAATCCCGCGCCTTTCGCCCGAGCCCCAGCTTTCCTCCTCGCTCCTCACCGCGGTGTAGCGCTACGCGCTAGCGCAGAGCGAGCGAGCAAGCCCCCTCATGATGCGAAAGTCGCGGGACCTCGCCGAGTCCGAGCCAGCGGGCGCTTCCGACGGGAGCTCCCGTGTCGGTATCGGCCCCGGAGACCAGGGGCGCCCCGGACCTCGCTGGTCGCGCTGCCTGGCCACGCTAGGCGGCGTAGGGAGATTGCCCGTGGCGCCGGGCAGCTGGGGCGCCCTGGTTGCCGTGCCGTTCGGTGTGGTTTTCGGGGCGTTGCCGTGGCCGTGGCGGGTCGCGGGCTGTGTCTTGCTGACCGCGCTCGCGACCTGGGCCGTGAGCAGGTACTTGGGCAGCAGCACGCATCAAGACCCCCAGGAAGTGGTCCTCGACGAGTTCGTCGGCTGTTTGATCACGTTGTGCTGGATCCCGGTCGAGTGGGTGTGGCTGGCCGCCGGGTACGGCTTGTTTCGGCTTTTCGATATCTGGAAACCAGGGCCGATCGGCTACGTCGACAAGCGCTGGCACGGAGGCCCAGGCATCATGGCCGATGATGTCCTGGCAGGATTGATAGCCGGCGTCCTGCTGGCGATAGCCCATGCGCTCACCGGCTAGAGCCAGACTCGAGGCTAGATCTCGACTCGAGCACTTCTGTTGCAGCGAGGGGCGAGAAGCCAGGGGTGCACTGCTACCGGGTCGGCCCCATGGTCGGGGCCTGCATGCCCGCGGATACGCCCGTTGCCGCGCCAGCAGACGTTCCCCAAAACACGCTCAACCCGAGCTAGTGGTACTCGCGGTGTGGCGAAGCGCTCACGCATGTGTTCCAGGCGCAACACCCATACGCCGACCGAACGACCCACGTAGTGTCGGAGGCCAGCGTTGTCCACAAGGCGCGCGCAGCGCATTTGCGTTCCCCGGACAGTTTGCGCCTGAAGCCAGGCGTAGGATGTTCTCTCAGACGCTGGATCCGAGGCCTGTGGCACGCACCTTGCCTACAGGGCGTGCCGGGGGAGGTTGCAATTGAGCCAAGGAACCTTTCCAGATCGGCTTCGAGGCCCCCCGCCGGCAAGGCGCGCCGCAGCGCCAATACTCCCCGTATTCGCAGGCGGCGCAACATCGCCGGGCGGGATGGATCGGAGTCAAGTCGTTGCACTCGTTTTTGGACGGACCCTGACATCGAGCCCTTTCTTCGCTGTGTTGATGGCAGTCGCCATGCCTCTCGCGGCACAGAAACAGAAGCCCTCCTCGGCGCAGGCGCAGCACGCTCACGACACTGCAGCGGCGTCCTACCCGCAGGGGTCGCTTGCGTTACCGGCCGACGCAAGCGAAATCGGAGCCAGCGGGATACAGAAGCACACCTACAAGACGAGTCGGTTTGTTCTGAGCCCGTCGGGCGCGCTTTTCTTTGATCCACGTCATGGCGACGATTTCCTGGCTGAGGCCGCCCGGGGGACCTTGTGGATGCGCGGTCCGTCCTGGAAGCAAGGCGTGCTCGACGGAGCGGTGTTCGGCGCGACCATCTTTGGCACCGTCGGCGTTCTAGCCTGGAGCACCGGCTGGCAGCGGGGCTGGCTGGATAGGCCATCGGACCCTGCCTTGTTCGCGGGATCACTGGCCCTGGCCGGTGGCCTGGCTGGTGCCATTGTCGGGGCTGGGATTGGAAGCCTGTTCAGCGTGTGGAGGCAGGTGCCGCAGGGTCGCCGGTTGCATCTGCATTTGGACAACGGTGAGGTGAGGCAGGGGGAGTTCGATGGCGTCGATGCGCGCTCCCTGTATTTCCGGTCAGCATCAGAATCCGAATCAGGCGCATTGCCCACGGCGATCAGCGACGTGAAGAACCTGCACGAGCACGAAACCGATTGGTGTTTTCGCGCTGGTGTGGATCCGGAGTGCATCAACTTTCTCATCGTGGAGGCAGGTGCTGGCAAGCAGATCGACGAGCTTGACCTGCTGGGGTCGACGCAGCCCATGCTCCACATCGATTTGGGCATTTTCCATAGACTCAACTCGCGTTTCGCCATCGGCGGGCTGCTTGGAGTCGACTGGGTCCGAGATGCTGGCTACCGAACCGACCTCAGGTTGGGCGGCCGCGTGCGCTATCGACCCTGGTTGGGAGCGGCCTGGTATCTCGAGCAACTGGCCCTGGACCTGAGCGCCGCAGCTATCGTCGGAGGGACCCGAGCCCGCTTGTACCATTTCGGTGGGCTCGATCGCACAGAACAGCGGCTGTCCTATCCCGGCATCGACGCCAAGGTCGCCGTGAACATCGCAGAGGTGTTTTCTGTGGGCGCTGGCCTGCAAGCGTTCCGCGTCCACTTGGTCACCAACGACTCGGAAACCCTCTTGACGCCCTATTGGACCATCGAGAGTCAGGCCTGGAGCACAGTCGTAGGCGCCGGCGGAGCGTCGGTCGCAGCACTGGCGTGGGTCAGCTACCTGGGCGCCATTGTGTTGACGGGTGGTAGAAGCTCCTGAGGGAAGCTAGAGCCGGCGCGATCACGCGAGGCTCTTCAGCAGTTGTGGAAACGCGAGGAAGATGCCGAAGCGCAGCAGTCTGCCCGCGAAGCCGAGCGCAAAA
This genomic interval carries:
- a CDS encoding GtrA family protein, with the protein product PSPRESRRGSEPRRTGARGKSLSMLRLFPRAPVRRGSDPRLLSLGEGSLFRNITAAGIATAFDFGVVYSLVAATWLGPEAATLCGCAVGGVVNFTINRVWAFGAPGPYLSQGARYTFVSVSSALLNAGGVAVFLLLPNMDYRIAWVIARSAVFITWNYPLHRDFVFVQYRATIAKLDPGRARRDYRWERARRDAA
- a CDS encoding phosphatidylglycerophosphatase A; its protein translation is MMRKSRDLAESEPAGASDGSSRVGIGPGDQGRPGPRWSRCLATLGGVGRLPVAPGSWGALVAVPFGVVFGALPWPWRVAGCVLLTALATWAVSRYLGSSTHQDPQEVVLDEFVGCLITLCWIPVEWVWLAAGYGLFRLFDIWKPGPIGYVDKRWHGGPGIMADDVLAGLIAGVLLAIAHALTG